A stretch of Roseovarius sp. M141 DNA encodes these proteins:
- a CDS encoding glycosyltransferase family 4 protein produces the protein MTDLIVTNFNPNFTGVSATAAGVLRAQMPRYDLALAGQPLPGCPAPVSVAEARGLSRRAPEGRPFVIWHVRRNTEMRAALWARDVLRLPIRIVFTSAAQRRHSALPRWLISRMDAVIATTDRAADFVPHVRAVVPHGVDCTAFSPAMDRAAAWGAVGYPGARGIATIGRIRPEKGTDRFVEAMLRLLPGRPDVTALVLGRAGRGDTAFLQGLKVQIADAGLQNRILFPGEIAPGALPALVRSLSAVVQLPRYEGYGMAPLEGMASAVPFVATDAGYYRQFSQGGICGEIVKDAAEASAALAALLDDSARHGAMARAARAAATTQFSVEAEADGIGAVYHALWAAR, from the coding sequence TTGACCGACCTCATCGTCACCAACTTCAATCCCAACTTCACCGGCGTTTCGGCCACAGCGGCGGGCGTCCTGCGCGCGCAGATGCCGCGCTATGATCTGGCGCTGGCAGGCCAGCCCCTGCCCGGCTGCCCCGCGCCGGTCAGCGTAGCAGAGGCGCGTGGCCTGTCGCGCCGCGCACCCGAGGGCCGCCCCTTTGTCATCTGGCATGTGCGGCGCAATACCGAAATGCGCGCGGCGCTCTGGGCGCGCGATGTGCTGCGCCTGCCGATCCGCATCGTCTTTACCTCCGCTGCGCAGCGGCGTCATTCGGCGCTGCCCCGCTGGCTGATCTCGCGCATGGATGCGGTGATCGCAACGACGGACCGTGCGGCCGATTTCGTGCCTCATGTCCGCGCCGTGGTGCCTCATGGTGTCGATTGCACGGCCTTTTCGCCCGCCATGGACCGCGCCGCAGCCTGGGGGGCAGTGGGGTATCCCGGCGCACGCGGCATCGCCACGATTGGACGCATCCGACCGGAAAAGGGCACCGACCGCTTTGTCGAGGCCATGCTGCGCCTGTTGCCGGGGCGCCCGGATGTGACCGCGCTGGTATTGGGGCGCGCGGGTCGCGGGGACACGGCGTTCCTGCAAGGGTTGAAGGTACAGATCGCAGATGCGGGCCTTCAGAATCGCATCCTCTTTCCCGGTGAGATCGCGCCCGGCGCCCTGCCCGCACTGGTGCGCAGCTTGTCAGCCGTCGTGCAGTTGCCGCGCTATGAAGGCTACGGCATGGCCCCGTTGGAGGGCATGGCCAGCGCCGTGCCCTTCGTCGCAACCGACGCGGGCTATTATCGACAGTTCAGCCAAGGCGGCATCTGCGGCGAAATCGTGAAGGACGCGGCAGAGGCTTCAGCGGCGCTTGCCGCGCTGCTGGACGATTCGGCCCGTCATGGCGCCATGGCCCGCGCTGCCCGCGCGGCAGCGACCACGCAATTCAGCGTCGAGGCCGAGGCGGACGGTATCGGCGCCGTCTACCATGCCCTGTGGGCGGCGCGCTAG
- the glmS gene encoding glutamine--fructose-6-phosphate transaminase (isomerizing) has translation MCGIVGILGTHEVAPMLVEALKRLEYRGYDSAGIATVNDGVLERRRAIGKLVNLGDLLVRDPLAGKSGIGHTRWATHGAPNLINTHPHQTRRVAVVHNGIIENYRDLRADLAKAGISHQTETDTETVALLAQHYIDEGATPEVAVRRTVARLEGAYALAFLFEGESDLMIAARKGSPLAIGHGDGEVYIGSDAIALAPMTNRVTYLEEGDCAVLTRSSVRITDPAGQIVTREARTMRIDAARIDKAGHKHFMSKEIAEQPTVISETIAAYVASDRSDINLPGKGIDFTKINRLVMASCGTAYYACLTAKYWFEQLAGLPVEVDFASEFRYRTPPVTEGTAALFVSQSGETADTLAALRYCVGKAQSILSVTNVPESSIARESDLNMPIFAGAEIGVASTKAFTCQLTVLLLLALKAAHARGRLSDEAFKAKLTAMRGLPAILNRAMSVEEHVRSISQRLAESRDALFLGRGRMFPIALEGALKLKEISYIHAEAYASGELKHGPIALIDEKMPVVVIAPRDALFDKTVSNMQEVMARGGKVVLITDQAGAAAASDGVWQTIVMPDVDFDLTPILYALPVQFLAYHTAVTKGTDVDQPRNLAKSVTVE, from the coding sequence ATGTGCGGTATCGTCGGGATTCTGGGCACGCACGAAGTCGCCCCCATGCTGGTCGAAGCATTGAAACGGCTGGAGTATCGCGGCTATGACAGCGCCGGCATTGCCACGGTCAACGACGGTGTGCTGGAGCGGCGCCGCGCGATCGGCAAACTGGTCAATCTTGGCGATTTGCTGGTGCGTGATCCGCTGGCAGGCAAGTCGGGCATCGGGCACACCCGCTGGGCCACGCACGGCGCCCCGAACCTGATCAACACGCACCCGCACCAGACGCGCCGCGTCGCCGTTGTGCATAACGGCATCATCGAAAATTACCGCGACCTGCGCGCTGATCTGGCCAAGGCCGGGATCAGCCACCAGACCGAGACGGATACAGAAACCGTCGCCCTTCTGGCGCAGCATTACATTGACGAGGGCGCCACCCCCGAGGTCGCCGTGCGCCGCACCGTCGCCCGGCTGGAGGGTGCCTATGCGCTGGCCTTCCTGTTCGAGGGCGAGTCCGATCTGATGATCGCGGCCCGCAAGGGCAGCCCGCTGGCCATCGGCCATGGTGACGGCGAGGTTTACATCGGGTCGGATGCCATCGCGCTTGCACCGATGACGAACCGCGTGACCTATCTGGAGGAAGGCGATTGCGCCGTGCTGACCCGCAGTTCGGTCAGGATAACCGACCCCGCCGGGCAGATCGTCACGCGAGAGGCGCGCACTATGCGCATAGACGCTGCGCGGATTGACAAGGCCGGGCACAAACACTTCATGTCCAAGGAAATCGCCGAGCAGCCGACGGTCATCAGTGAAACCATCGCAGCCTATGTCGCGAGCGATCGCAGCGACATCAACCTCCCCGGCAAGGGTATTGATTTTACGAAAATAAACCGTCTAGTAATGGCGTCCTGTGGGACCGCGTATTATGCCTGCCTGACCGCGAAATACTGGTTCGAACAACTGGCAGGCCTGCCGGTTGAGGTCGATTTTGCGTCGGAGTTCCGCTATCGCACCCCCCCTGTGACCGAAGGCACCGCCGCCCTGTTCGTCAGCCAGTCTGGCGAGACCGCCGACACCCTCGCCGCGCTGCGCTACTGCGTCGGCAAGGCGCAGTCGATCCTGTCCGTGACTAACGTGCCCGAAAGCTCGATCGCGCGCGAAAGCGATCTGAACATGCCGATCTTTGCCGGCGCCGAAATCGGCGTCGCATCGACCAAAGCATTCACCTGCCAGCTGACCGTACTTCTGCTGCTGGCGCTAAAAGCAGCGCACGCGCGCGGTCGGCTCAGCGACGAGGCGTTCAAGGCCAAGCTGACGGCCATGCGCGGCCTGCCAGCCATCCTGAACCGGGCCATGAGCGTCGAAGAACACGTGCGCAGCATATCCCAGCGCCTTGCCGAATCGCGCGACGCGCTGTTCCTGGGTCGTGGCCGGATGTTCCCCATCGCGTTAGAGGGTGCGCTGAAATTAAAGGAAATCAGCTATATACACGCCGAAGCTTATGCTTCAGGCGAATTAAAGCACGGCCCTATCGCGCTGATCGACGAAAAGATGCCGGTGGTGGTGATAGCCCCCCGTGATGCGCTGTTCGACAAGACTGTGTCGAATATGCAAGAGGTGATGGCGCGCGGCGGCAAGGTGGTTCTGATCACCGACCAGGCGGGCGCAGCGGCGGCATCGGACGGGGTCTGGCAGACCATCGTTATGCCTGATGTGGATTTTGATCTGACACCGATCCTCTATGCGCTTCCCGTGCAGTTTCTGGCCTATCACACCGCCGTCACAAAGGGCACGGATGTGGACCAGCCCCGCAATCTTGCAAAATCCGTTACAGTGGAATAA
- a CDS encoding ABC transporter permease, whose amino-acid sequence MRSNALRRLAVAVPTLLVISALIFALLELAPGDPMAQLPHTIPEEVRADMRAALGLDRSAPVRYALWLWQMVVVEPSVALDAVLGTDLAAATPRILSWQTRAPVMSLIAQRLPQTLVVVGLAYLIGTMAAVALGVWSAARQGTALERVGTGLAAMGYGLPPYFTAAVLIYIFAICLGWMPTVYDTTHRVTGWDSAVVQIRQMILPVAVLSLQTTAQITRYTRAAMLDALGQDYIRTARAKGLTQRRILLGHALRNSWTSTLTVIALGTPQIFAGAIITEQIFGVNGIGQLLIQSLHAGDLPVVQTVTMIIAVLIVLANLTADLIIARIDPRPQHA is encoded by the coding sequence ATGCGATCCAACGCCCTTCGCCGTCTTGCCGTGGCCGTGCCGACGCTGTTGGTGATATCGGCGCTGATCTTTGCGCTTCTGGAACTCGCGCCGGGGGACCCGATGGCGCAGCTGCCCCACACCATCCCCGAAGAGGTGCGCGCCGATATGCGCGCAGCGCTGGGGCTGGACCGGAGCGCGCCTGTCCGCTACGCGCTCTGGCTGTGGCAGATGGTGGTGGTCGAGCCATCGGTTGCGCTGGATGCGGTGCTGGGCACGGATCTTGCTGCCGCGACGCCGCGCATCCTCAGTTGGCAAACCCGCGCGCCGGTAATGTCCCTGATCGCGCAGCGACTGCCCCAGACGCTGGTCGTGGTCGGGCTGGCCTATCTGATCGGCACGATGGCTGCGGTGGCACTGGGCGTCTGGTCTGCGGCGCGCCAAGGCACGGCGCTGGAGCGGGTCGGCACCGGGCTTGCAGCGATGGGCTATGGATTGCCGCCCTATTTCACCGCCGCGGTGCTAATCTACATCTTCGCCATTTGTCTGGGATGGATGCCGACGGTCTATGACACCACGCATCGCGTCACCGGGTGGGACAGCGCAGTCGTGCAGATCCGCCAGATGATCCTGCCCGTGGCCGTGCTGTCACTGCAAACCACGGCGCAGATCACCCGCTACACCCGCGCGGCGATGCTGGACGCGCTGGGTCAGGACTATATCCGCACCGCCCGCGCCAAGGGGCTGACCCAGCGGCGCATCCTTCTGGGCCACGCACTGCGCAACTCATGGACCTCAACGCTGACCGTCATCGCACTGGGCACACCCCAGATCTTTGCCGGCGCGATCATCACCGAGCAGATCTTTGGCGTGAACGGAATCGGCCAGCTCTTGATTCAATCGCTGCACGCGGGCGATCTGCCGGTGGTGCAGACCGTGACGATGATAATCGCAGTGCTGATCGTGCTGGCAAATCTGACGGCCGATCTGATCATCGCGCGCATCGACCCAAGGCCCCAACATGCATAG
- a CDS encoding 3-deoxy-D-manno-octulosonic acid transferase — translation MTHESGRPTRATPLLRVYAVASRAMAPLAYRRVRRKLAAHGTDPARIRERLGHATLPRPDGPLLWLHAASVGESLSVLRLIAQLGQMHPALNFLLTSGTATSAQMLSTRLPPRCQHQFAPLDSPSCVGRFLDHWRPDAGVFVESEMWPGMLRSAARRGVPLALLNARISDRSARGWARLGGTARYLLSLFTMIHCQDARTARHLTALGATDARHGANLKAMAGPLPCDAAALADLRARIGNRPVWTTASTHPGEEDVALSAHRALLTTHPGALMILVPRHPDRADGIAQMIRETGLTYTRRSAGGMPGAQDQVYLADTLGELGLWYALAPVACIAGSFTPVGGHNPFEAAHAGAAVLHGPLYANFADAYAQMDAAGAARQVADADDLGATLRGLFSAPADLRAIQDSARQFAATQDDQLAALATTLCAALKLG, via the coding sequence GTGACGCATGAGAGCGGTCGGCCGACGCGGGCCACGCCGCTTTTGCGGGTATACGCGGTCGCCTCGCGCGCGATGGCGCCACTGGCCTATCGCCGCGTCCGGCGCAAGCTGGCCGCGCATGGCACCGATCCGGCACGTATTCGCGAACGTCTGGGACACGCCACATTGCCGCGCCCCGACGGTCCTCTGCTGTGGCTGCATGCCGCCAGCGTCGGCGAAAGCCTGTCGGTGCTGCGCCTGATTGCGCAGTTGGGGCAGATGCACCCGGCGCTGAATTTTCTTCTGACCTCGGGCACAGCCACATCGGCGCAGATGCTGTCCACGCGGCTGCCACCACGCTGCCAGCACCAGTTTGCGCCTCTGGACAGCCCCAGTTGCGTAGGGCGGTTTCTGGATCATTGGCGCCCGGACGCGGGCGTGTTCGTTGAATCCGAAATGTGGCCGGGCATGCTGCGCAGTGCGGCGCGACGCGGCGTTCCGCTGGCGCTGTTGAATGCGCGCATCTCGGACCGGTCGGCACGCGGCTGGGCGCGGCTGGGCGGCACGGCGCGCTATCTGCTGAGCCTGTTCACCATGATCCACTGTCAGGACGCGCGCACCGCCAGACATCTGACGGCCCTCGGCGCGACCGACGCGCGCCACGGCGCCAACCTCAAGGCGATGGCGGGTCCGCTGCCTTGCGATGCCGCCGCGCTGGCAGATCTGCGCGCGCGCATCGGTAACCGCCCGGTCTGGACCACCGCCTCGACCCATCCGGGCGAAGAGGACGTGGCACTGAGCGCGCATCGCGCCCTGCTAACGACGCATCCCGGCGCGCTGATGATCCTCGTGCCGCGCCACCCGGACCGGGCAGACGGGATCGCGCAGATGATCAGGGAAACCGGCCTGACATATACGCGCCGCAGCGCGGGCGGCATGCCCGGCGCGCAGGATCAGGTCTACCTCGCCGATACGCTGGGCGAGCTGGGGCTGTGGTATGCGTTGGCGCCGGTGGCCTGCATCGCCGGCTCCTTCACTCCGGTCGGCGGGCACAACCCGTTCGAGGCTGCCCATGCCGGGGCGGCTGTGCTGCACGGCCCGCTTTATGCCAATTTCGCAGACGCCTACGCCCAGATGGACGCCGCAGGTGCCGCCCGGCAGGTGGCAGATGCGGACGACCTGGGGGCTACCCTGCGCGGCCTTTTCTCGGCGCCCGCAGATCTGCGCGCGATACAGGACTCGGCACGGCAGTTTGCCGCTACGCAGGATGATCAACTTGCGGCGCTGGCGACCACCCTTTGCGCGGCGCTGAAGCTGGGATAG
- the glmU gene encoding bifunctional UDP-N-acetylglucosamine diphosphorylase/glucosamine-1-phosphate N-acetyltransferase GlmU, giving the protein MTLALIVLAAGKGTRMNSDLPKVLHPIAGAPMLVHALRAGATLEPAQICVVTGHGADAVEAAALDYDPDIKTARQDAQLGTAHAVAQARAALAGHDGDAIVLYGDTPFIQPETLERMIEARSSADVVVLGFDAADPGRYGRLVMDGEALERIVEFKDAAPEERAITFCNSGVIAADSATLLDLIDAVDNDNAAGEYYLTDIVGIARARGLSATAIACGETETLGVNSRAELAAAEVLFQDRARAMAFEGGVTFYAPGSVYFAYDTVLGRDALIEQNVVFGPGVTVESGAHIRAFSHLEGCHVARGAVVGPYARLRPGAELAEDVRVGNFVEIKNAVLDTGAKVNHLTYVGDADLGAGCNVGAGTVTCNYDGVRKHRTRIGAGAFIGSGTMLVAPVAVGAEAMTASGSVITQDVPDGALALARARQLTKPGLARKLMDMFRSSKEKHNQGTG; this is encoded by the coding sequence ATGACCCTCGCCCTGATCGTCCTCGCCGCTGGCAAGGGTACGCGCATGAATTCTGACCTGCCCAAGGTGCTGCACCCGATCGCGGGCGCGCCCATGCTGGTCCATGCCTTGCGCGCAGGTGCCACGCTGGAGCCTGCGCAGATTTGCGTCGTCACCGGCCATGGCGCAGACGCGGTCGAAGCTGCGGCGCTGGACTATGACCCTGACATCAAAACCGCCCGTCAGGACGCGCAATTGGGCACCGCCCATGCTGTCGCGCAGGCACGCGCCGCGCTCGCCGGGCATGACGGCGACGCTATCGTGCTATATGGCGACACACCCTTTATCCAACCGGAAACGCTGGAACGCATGATCGAGGCACGATCCAGCGCAGACGTGGTTGTTCTGGGCTTTGATGCCGCCGATCCGGGTCGCTACGGGCGGCTGGTAATGGACGGCGAGGCCCTGGAGAGGATCGTTGAATTCAAGGATGCAGCACCTGAGGAACGCGCCATAACATTCTGTAATTCAGGCGTTATCGCAGCAGACAGCGCAACCTTGCTTGATCTGATCGACGCTGTCGACAATGACAACGCGGCAGGCGAATACTACCTGACGGATATCGTCGGCATTGCCCGTGCCCGCGGTCTGTCAGCAACCGCCATCGCCTGCGGCGAGACCGAGACACTGGGCGTCAATTCCCGCGCCGAACTGGCCGCCGCCGAGGTGCTGTTTCAGGACCGCGCGCGCGCCATGGCCTTCGAGGGCGGCGTCACCTTCTACGCACCGGGTAGCGTCTATTTCGCCTATGACACCGTCCTCGGCCGCGATGCGCTGATCGAGCAGAACGTCGTCTTCGGGCCCGGCGTTACCGTCGAAAGTGGCGCGCATATCCGCGCGTTTAGCCACCTTGAGGGGTGCCACGTCGCGCGCGGCGCTGTCGTCGGCCCCTATGCCCGCCTGCGCCCCGGCGCCGAATTGGCCGAGGATGTGCGTGTGGGCAATTTCGTCGAGATCAAGAACGCCGTTCTGGACACTGGCGCCAAGGTCAATCACCTCACCTATGTCGGCGATGCCGATCTGGGCGCGGGCTGCAATGTCGGCGCCGGGACCGTGACCTGCAACTATGACGGGGTGCGCAAACACCGCACGCGGATCGGCGCAGGTGCGTTCATCGGATCCGGCACCATGCTGGTCGCCCCGGTCGCTGTGGGCGCGGAGGCGATGACCGCCTCCGGCTCGGTCATCACGCAGGACGTGCCGGATGGTGCGCTGGCACTGGCACGCGCCCGGCAGCTCACAAAACCGGGCCTTGCAAGAAAACTGATGGACATGTTCAGATCGTCCAAAGAAAAACATAATCAAGGGACAGGCTGA
- the moaA gene encoding GTP 3',8-cyclase MoaA, translating to MTKPLIDPFHRAIDYLRVSVTDRCDFRCVYCMSENMTFLPKKELLTLEELDRMCTAFVGLGVQKLRITGGEPLVRRGIMTFFDAMTRHLDSGALRELTLTTNGSQLERFADDLYAAGVRRVNVSLDTADEEKFAAITRWGRLPQVLRGIDAAQRAGLRVKINAVALKGFNEDELISITEWCASRDMDLTWIEVMPMGDIGNEDRLGQYWPLKDLRARLAEHYTVTDIPERTGGPARYVRLEETGQKIGFITPLTHNFCESCNRVRLTCTGELYMCLGQEDMADLRPPLRNHPQDIAPLQDAIRAAIARKPKGHDFDYSRQSVDGRMPRHMSHTGG from the coding sequence ATGACAAAGCCTCTTATAGATCCGTTTCATCGCGCCATCGATTATCTGCGTGTATCGGTCACCGACCGCTGCGATTTTCGCTGCGTCTACTGCATGTCCGAGAACATGACGTTCCTGCCCAAGAAGGAACTCCTCACGCTGGAAGAGCTGGACCGCATGTGCACCGCCTTCGTCGGCCTTGGCGTGCAAAAACTGCGCATCACAGGCGGCGAGCCTTTGGTGCGGCGCGGGATCATGACATTCTTTGATGCGATGACCCGGCATCTGGACAGCGGCGCCCTGCGCGAACTGACCCTGACCACCAACGGATCGCAACTGGAGCGCTTCGCCGATGATCTCTACGCTGCGGGTGTGCGGCGCGTGAACGTTTCGCTCGATACCGCGGACGAGGAAAAATTCGCCGCCATCACCCGCTGGGGCCGCCTGCCGCAGGTTCTGCGCGGCATCGACGCGGCGCAGCGCGCGGGCCTCAGGGTCAAGATCAACGCGGTGGCGTTGAAAGGGTTCAACGAGGACGAACTGATTTCAATCACCGAATGGTGCGCCAGCCGCGACATGGATCTGACTTGGATCGAGGTCATGCCGATGGGCGACATCGGCAACGAGGACCGGCTGGGCCAATACTGGCCGCTCAAGGACCTGCGCGCCCGGCTGGCCGAGCATTACACCGTCACCGATATCCCAGAACGCACCGGCGGCCCCGCCCGCTATGTCCGGCTGGAGGAGACTGGCCAGAAGATCGGATTCATCACGCCGCTAACACATAATTTCTGCGAAAGCTGCAACCGCGTGCGCCTGACCTGCACGGGCGAGCTGTACATGTGCCTCGGGCAGGAGGATATGGCCGATCTGCGCCCCCCCCTGCGCAATCACCCGCAGGACATCGCCCCCTTGCAGGATGCGATCCGCGCCGCAATCGCGCGCAAGCCGAAGGGCCATGATTTCGACTATTCGCGCCAGAGTGTGGACGGGCGCATGCCCCGCCACATGAGCCATACGGGCGGCTAG
- a CDS encoding M20 aminoacylase family protein, producing MPIKNRFAETHDTITAWRRDIHAHPELLFDTHRTSALVAEKLREFGCDDVVTGIGRTGVVGVIKGRRTGSGKVIGLRADMDALPILEATGAPHASTVPGAMHACGHDGHTAMLLGAAQYIAETRNFDGTAVVIFQPAEEGGAGGLVMCQDGLMDRFGIQEVYGLHNWPGQPAGSFAIRPGAFFASTDEFEITVQGRGGHAAKPHEGVDPIVMAAQLVTMMQTISSRNADPTEQLVVSVTSIESSSKALNVIPGSVQLKGTIRTLEPAMRDLAETRLRTICTSLGAAMGGIIDLEYQRNYPVMVNHADQTEFAADVAREISGACVEAPLVMGGEDFAYMLEERPGAYILLGNGDTAPVHNAEYDFDDAIIPTGCSWWAELIERRMPA from the coding sequence ATGCCCATCAAGAACCGTTTTGCCGAAACTCACGACACGATCACGGCATGGCGCCGGGATATCCACGCTCATCCCGAACTGTTGTTCGACACGCACCGCACCAGCGCACTGGTCGCCGAAAAGCTGCGTGAATTTGGCTGTGACGATGTGGTGACAGGCATCGGGCGCACGGGGGTCGTGGGGGTGATCAAGGGGCGGCGCACCGGCTCGGGCAAGGTGATCGGGCTGCGCGCGGATATGGACGCGCTGCCGATCCTCGAGGCGACGGGCGCGCCCCATGCCAGCACCGTGCCGGGTGCGATGCATGCCTGCGGCCATGACGGGCACACCGCCATGTTGCTGGGTGCCGCGCAATACATCGCCGAAACGCGCAATTTCGATGGCACTGCCGTGGTCATTTTTCAGCCCGCCGAAGAGGGCGGTGCCGGCGGTCTTGTGATGTGTCAGGACGGCTTGATGGACCGCTTCGGCATTCAGGAAGTCTACGGCCTGCACAACTGGCCAGGACAACCGGCGGGTAGCTTTGCCATCCGGCCCGGTGCCTTCTTTGCCTCGACCGATGAATTCGAAATCACCGTGCAGGGGCGCGGCGGCCACGCGGCCAAGCCGCATGAGGGCGTCGATCCCATCGTCATGGCGGCGCAGCTGGTCACGATGATGCAAACAATCTCCAGCCGCAACGCCGACCCGACCGAGCAGTTGGTCGTGTCGGTCACGTCCATCGAATCCTCGTCCAAGGCGTTGAATGTCATTCCGGGCAGCGTGCAGCTGAAGGGCACGATTCGCACGCTGGAACCGGCAATGCGCGATTTGGCGGAAACGCGGCTGCGCACCATCTGCACCAGTCTGGGCGCGGCGATGGGGGGCATCATAGATCTGGAGTATCAGCGCAACTATCCGGTGATGGTCAACCATGCGGATCAGACCGAATTCGCCGCAGATGTCGCGCGCGAGATCAGCGGCGCGTGCGTCGAGGCTCCGCTGGTCATGGGCGGTGAGGATTTCGCCTATATGCTGGAGGAAAGGCCTGGCGCCTATATCCTGCTGGGCAACGGCGACACGGCGCCAGTGCATAACGCCGAATACGATTTCGACGATGCGATCATTCCCACGGGGTGCAGCTGGTGGGCCGAACTGATCGAGCGGCGCATGCCGGCCTGA
- a CDS encoding peptide ABC transporter substrate-binding protein: MAMPARMIAAALSLCLPLPALAGDAPAGRGADGLLRLYYWQAPSTLNPYLSGGVKDVEAASLVLEPLARLDPDGEMIPWLAREIPTRENGGIAPDLRSITWQLRSGLTWSDGTPVTSDDVKFTMEYCMTPGSGCAQQAKFRDVAAVDTPDALTAVLQFAVPRPHPYGPFVGPQTPVIQAAQFADCLGARAAACTEANFAPIGTGPFRVVNFRPGDAARFDANPAYRAPDAPAFGAVLLKGGGSAIAAGRAVLETGEFDYAWNLQLSPDVLSAMAAKDNGQVVTAFSTLVERMALNLPEPAPRGSSTRGPNPIPHPAMADIAVRRALSMALDRTLMTQIGYGTAGRVTCNIVPGPSAYASRANDGCAVQDIPGARALLSDAGWTDDDGDGIRARDGRELRFTFQTSTNAVRQDFQVLAKEWWRQIGIETDLRNIDPSVFFSTDTGNQDTLQKFGAHVQMYASASDGTDPEAYLSGWACDDIPHARNGWQGRNVGGWCDPAYDTLLDRLSVTAGPDDRAALARRLNDMLVQSYAVLPLVDRGRVSAHSNTLEGVRMNAWDSELWNIADWHRSRP, translated from the coding sequence ATGGCAATGCCAGCCAGAATGATCGCAGCGGCGCTATCGCTGTGCCTACCCTTGCCCGCCCTTGCAGGGGATGCGCCCGCTGGGCGCGGTGCGGACGGACTGCTGCGGCTTTATTATTGGCAGGCACCGTCGACGCTGAATCCCTACCTTTCGGGCGGTGTCAAGGACGTGGAGGCCGCCAGCCTCGTGCTGGAGCCGCTGGCCCGCCTCGACCCCGATGGCGAGATGATCCCATGGCTCGCGCGCGAAATCCCAACGCGGGAAAATGGCGGCATCGCACCCGACCTGCGCAGCATCACATGGCAGTTACGGTCCGGGCTGACATGGTCCGACGGCACCCCGGTCACCTCTGATGATGTCAAATTTACCATGGAATACTGCATGACCCCCGGCAGCGGCTGCGCCCAACAGGCCAAGTTCCGCGACGTGGCTGCCGTGGACACGCCCGACGCGCTGACCGCCGTACTGCAATTCGCCGTACCACGACCCCATCCCTACGGTCCCTTCGTCGGCCCGCAGACGCCTGTGATTCAGGCGGCGCAATTTGCGGATTGCCTGGGCGCCCGCGCCGCCGCCTGCACCGAGGCGAATTTTGCCCCCATCGGCACAGGCCCGTTCCGCGTGGTTAATTTCAGGCCCGGCGATGCCGCGCGTTTTGACGCGAATCCGGCATATCGCGCGCCGGATGCGCCCGCCTTCGGCGCGGTCCTCCTCAAGGGCGGGGGAAGCGCAATTGCAGCCGGGCGCGCGGTGCTGGAAACCGGCGAATTCGACTATGCCTGGAACCTGCAACTCAGCCCCGATGTGTTGAGCGCCATGGCCGCCAAGGACAATGGGCAGGTCGTCACTGCCTTCTCGACCCTGGTCGAGCGTATGGCGCTCAACCTGCCCGAACCGGCGCCGCGCGGATCCTCGACACGCGGCCCGAATCCGATACCGCATCCGGCGATGGCCGATATCGCGGTACGCCGCGCCCTATCCATGGCACTGGACCGCACCCTGATGACGCAAATCGGGTATGGCACCGCCGGCCGCGTCACCTGCAACATCGTACCCGGCCCGTCGGCCTACGCCTCGCGCGCCAATGACGGCTGCGCGGTGCAGGACATACCGGGCGCGAGGGCCCTACTGTCCGATGCGGGCTGGACAGACGACGACGGCGACGGGATACGCGCGCGGGACGGGCGGGAACTGCGTTTTACCTTTCAGACGTCGACAAACGCGGTGCGTCAGGATTTTCAGGTTCTGGCCAAGGAATGGTGGCGCCAGATCGGCATCGAAACCGACCTGCGCAACATCGACCCATCGGTCTTTTTCAGCACTGATACGGGCAATCAGGACACGCTTCAGAAATTCGGCGCACATGTCCAGATGTATGCCAGCGCGTCGGACGGCACCGACCCCGAGGCCTATCTGTCCGGCTGGGCTTGCGACGATATCCCGCATGCGCGGAACGGATGGCAGGGCCGCAATGTCGGCGGCTGGTGCGATCCTGCCTATGACACGCTGCTGGATCGGCTGTCAGTCACCGCCGGGCCGGACGATCGCGCGGCGCTGGCGCGCAGGCTGAACGACATGCTGGTGCAGAGCTACGCCGTCTTGCCGCTGGTCGATCGCGGCCGTGTGTCTGCCCATTCCAACACGCTGGAGGGCGTGCGCATGAACGCATGGGACAGCGAGCTGTGGAACATCGCGGACTGGCACAGGTCGCGCCCCTGA